ATTATAATGGGCCTTGAAATATTCGATCGCATCCTGACGGCTGAAGGTCCTGAGATCGGACATGTGACCCACCACCGGCCCGCCATAGGGATGCGCCTTGTAAGCTGCGGCGAAAAACTCCTCCAGCAGTTTGCCGATCGGCTGGCTTTCAACCCCGAGCCGCCGCTCCTCCTGGATCACCTGCTTCTCAGTGTAGAATTCGCGCAGGACCGGGTTGAGAAAACGGTCCGATTCGAGCGACATCCACAGTTCCACCTTGTTGGAAGGAAGGTTGTAAAAGTAGACGGTCTGGTCGTAGCTGGTAAAGGCATTCAGGCCGGTGCCGCCGGCCATCTCGACGGCCTGGCCCAGCTCGTTGGTGACGACGTATTTCTTGGCCTCTTCGATGGCCGCCTTGTGGTCTGCGGCGAGCTGCTGCAGCCTGGCGGAATCGGCGAGCGCCCCTTTGGCATACTCGTCACGCCAGGCGTAAAAGGTCTCATCCTCCCGGGCCATCGCTTTGAACTCAGCGTCGATATCCTTCGTGCCGATGGTGCGGGTGCCCTTGAAGGCCATGTGCTCGAAGACGTGGGAGATGCCGGTGATGCCGATCCGCTCATTGACCGCGCCGACATCGGCATAGGTGACAAACGAGACCACCGGAGCGTCGTGGCGTTCGAGGATCAGGATCCGCAGGCCGTTGTCGAGCGTGTGTTTGACCACCCGGTTCTGGAGGTCAAGATAGCCCTGGGCCTGCAAACCGGCGGCGGCGAAGAGCAGCAGCAGGATAGTTTTTCGCATGGTTCTCCTCCTTGGTTAATTCATATCCTGTCAGGCGATCTCCTCCGGCTCCGGAGGTCAGGCCGAAAAAAGCTTGTTCACCGCTTCGTAGGAGTCGAGATCGCCGATGTCATAACGCCGGCCGGGCAGCACCCAGGCGTGCATCGGGGTGCGGCGGCAGAGCCAGGCCGCGAGGTTGCCCGGGGCATCGGAGCCGCAACCCTCCGCGAGCGCGTTGCGGATGAGTCCGAGATCGCTCGCGCGGTAGAGATAGAAGGGCGGAACGGCCCAGTGCGAGGCCGGATGCTGCGGTTTCTCCTGGATCGCCTCGACGCGGAAATCCGCATCCGCGATCAGTACCCCGGTCTTTTGCAGTGCAGCCCGTGAGGGCTCGTGATGGCAGGTGATGCAGCTCGT
This window of the bacterium genome carries:
- a CDS encoding pitrilysin family protein, with protein sequence MRKTILLLLFAAAGLQAQGYLDLQNRVVKHTLDNGLRILILERHDAPVVSFVTYADVGAVNERIGITGISHVFEHMAFKGTRTIGTKDIDAEFKAMAREDETFYAWRDEYAKGALADSARLQQLAADHKAAIEEAKKYVVTNELGQAVEMAGGTGLNAFTSYDQTVYFYNLPSNKVELWMSLESDRFLNPVLREFYTEKQVIQEERRLGVESQPIGKLLEEFFAAAYKAHPYGGPVVGHMSDLRTFSRQDAIEYFKAHYNPANLVVAIVGDVRAPEVIKMAETYWGRLPKGAAPTPVFTEEPAQLGQKRIEVEDAMQPIIILGYHRPSIYSKDAAVLDAISDILGSGRTCRLYKSLVKEKKIAVQVLAVSGIADKYPNLYIFLAVPAQGHTNAECESAILAEIEKLKKEPLTAEELTAVKTRAKAGFLEGLNSNSGLAQQLAEAEIRFQDYHEMFTRVAKIEAIQAADIQRVAAAIFTKRNCTAAEIVPPAKAN